AACGGTGGTGCGTGCATTTTCTCCCGAAAAATCGTTGCGAATTGTCACGGTCTCCGAAATTCTGCCGTACAAGTACAGTAAGTTAATGTACAATGCCGCGATTGCTCCGCTGGCCGCCGCCGCTGGGATGGATAACGGCGAGTTGCTGACGGTGCCAACCGCACGCCGCTTGTTTTTCGCACTCCTGCAAGAAAATTATCGCATTCTTGCCAATGCGGGACTGCGACTGGAGCGGATTGGCCCCTTCCATCCCAAGACGGTCGCCCGAATTTTACGGCAACGCTGGCTCGCTCGCATGATGGCGGGCCTGTTCGCCCCGTCGCTTCGCGGGACGTACTGCTCAATGGCAAATGATTTGCCACGCGGAAAAACAGAGATGCCGTATTATAATGAGCATCTGATTCGACTGGCCGACACGACCCCCTGCCCGCTGAATCGTGGTGTCGTCTCGCTCTTGGATCGGATTCAGCGGGAGCGACTGCCGGTGGGTCGCCACCATTTGGAGTCGCTGTTGCCGCTGCTTGGGTGAACCTCATTGAGTCGGCAGCCGTCTGAATCGCACCTGAGTTGAGTGACACACCGAACGACCAATTGCAGAATATCGAAGTGAATGGGCGTCTGATTGGTGGTCATTCGCTGCACGCACATGCTACAATAGATTTGTTTGGGTGACGGGTGGTGACTTTGGCACCATCCGCAACTGGAGAATGAGCCAATGCCGAACTTTCCAATCCCCATACCCGAACAAGAATTCGTCTGGACCTATGCGCGATCGGGT
This DNA window, taken from Tuwongella immobilis, encodes the following:
- a CDS encoding ketopantoate reductase family protein, whose product is MSLAPIRIVGAGGIGCTVAAILAQVGTPVELVEANPEKVAWGQRHGVEIVGRSAIRIPIHTFDDWQPRPNDRIILTTKCYDNAAVLNRIGDTPVELLPIQNGFDPILDAQPHAYEGIASFVSECDPDRLVTRITRPGELHLGPRRGTAAASELVQTVVRAFSPEKSLRIVTVSEILPYKYSKLMYNAAIAPLAAAAGMDNGELLTVPTARRLFFALLQENYRILANAGLRLERIGPFHPKTVARILRQRWLARMMAGLFAPSLRGTYCSMANDLPRGKTEMPYYNEHLIRLADTTPCPLNRGVVSLLDRIQRERLPVGRHHLESLLPLLG